From the Chitinispirillales bacterium genome, the window GTCGCAAAAATACACGATTTCGCAAAATGACGGCAAAGAATATACCTTACTTGTCGGAAACATTGACGGCGACCGTCCTCGTTACTTTGTGCGTGCAAACAACGGTGAGCAGATTGCGTATATTTTCAAATCACAGGCGCAGCGTCTTATATTGAGCAGGGAAAGAATAACCAACACCAACGAACAAAGCGAAGAGATAATGAAAAAAATGCTCGAAGAGTATCAGGCAAAACAACAGGTTAAACAAAACGGAATCTGACAACAAAAAAGCGATTCGTGCGTGGGTATTGTACGATTGGGCGGATTCGGCGTTCGCCCTTTGCGTTCTTTCGGCATTTTTCCCAATACTTCTAAAGAATTACTATCTTCCACCGGAATTATCAGCGTTTTCGACAACAAAATTAGGCTTTGCAAACGGAATCTCCGGATTTACTGCGGCTCTGCTCTGCCCTATTTTCGCCGCTATCATCGCACAAAAAGATACTCGGAAAAATGCGCTTACAATATTTTCAATTTTGGGCGCCGCGGCGACAATTCTTTTATATTTTGTGCAAACGGGACAACATTTTTTTGCTTTGCTTTTATTTATCGTCGCCAATATTTTTTATCGTCTGTCGATTATGTGCCACGATTCGCTTTTGCCGGCGGTAGCGCTCCCCAAAAACCGCCATCGCGTTTCTGCAATAGGTTTCTCTGCCGGATATTTGGGATGCGGACTTGTATTCGCTGTAAATATTTTTATGGTGTCAAATCCATCGGCATTCGGAATATCAAACTCGCTTGACGCTTCAAAAATAAGTATTTTAACGGCGGGATTATGGTGGATAATTTTTGCATCGCCTCTATACTTTGCAAAAATTCATGCAAATCCGCGCCTAAACAATAAAGAAAAATCTTTTGTCCACTCTTTTATTTCCGACCTGAAAGAAACATTTGTATTTGCATGGAAATCTCCGCAAATCCGATTCTTTTTAATTGCATACTGGTTTTACATAGACGGCGTTCATTCGTTTGTGATGATGGCGGTAGATTACGGTTTATCGCTAAATTTTTCGCCAAAAACGCTTATGATTTCGCTTTTATGCGTACAAATAACCGCATTTCCGTTTGCTATCTTAGCCGGACTTTCGGCAAATAAATTCGGTGCAAAAAAAATTCTGCTCATTTCAATATTGATTTATGTTTTGATTACTCTCGGGGCGGCTTGGATAATTAAAAAAGAATGGCAGTTTACACTTTTCGCTATTATGACCGGACTTGTACAAGGAGGGATTCAATCGGTATCCCGTTCTTATTTTTCGCTGATTATCCCAAAAGATAAAGATACGGAATTATTCGGATTATTCAATACGCTCGGAAGATTTGCCGTAGCGGCAGGTCCGATTTTGATCGCAGGAAGTATTATTTTATCTCAAAAAATGGGGTTTACGGGGAATATACCGCAAAGAATAGGAATTTCATCGTTGATTTTACCGTTTGCAATCGGATTCTTCCTTTTATGCAAAGTTAGAAGCGATTCGTAAAACAGGTTTAAATAATGTTCTAACTTTTGTAAATCAATAAGATTTTTATTTCACATTTTTTGTTTGGCAAATAGTTTTTTAGATAAAAATTTGAGAGTTTTCACTATTATTTGTTTTGGAGTAAGGATATTTGAGAAAATGAAGTGCACCTTATTTTTTCTTAATGACACTAGGTTTGAATTTGCAAACAATGTAGCTAAAATTGTTAAATTTAAATTAAAGGGTGTTTAATGAAAAATTTATGTTTCTATTTTATCTGTTGTATTGCGGTTTGCGTACTTGTTGGGTGTTCATATCCAGCAGCGTCAGTTAAAGTTATGAGGAGTAACGATTTGCTAAGCAAGGAGTTTGAGCCGTCTATCTATGCAATTCCAACCGTCGCCGATTTGGAAGTTGACGAGGAAAAAGTTATGGGACAGGCAAGCGGTTTATATTCCGAAATTTCAGGCGTGAAAAAAGAAGCGATTACTAACGCGCTTGGTCAAGACACCCCGTCGGTCGATAAACCGGACGTGCTTGTCGGAACGAACTTTTTTTACGAAATATCCGGCGATTCACTTAAATCGGTTAAAATTACTGTGATGGGTTATCCGGCGCGCTATGTAAATTTTCGTCCGGCGACCGAAAGTGATACAGTTTTTTTAAATTTTCATTCGTTTACACAAAAAGACAACGGATTTTATTCAGGATCCACACCGTCATTACTTAACCCAAAATCGTTTTACTTCTCGGCTAAATTTCAGGCAACGCCTCCGTTTTCAGGAGCGGGTGGAAATATTGAATTGGGGTCTATTAAAAACAATTTTTTCTTCAGCGGCGATTTTGGCGGCGGAGCCAAAAATTTTGGCGGCGGATTTTCTTTTGGCGGACGAATACAACCTTCTTTCTGGCTTCAAATAATACCCGGCGGCACGTTAGGATTTTGGACGCTTTTTGAAGAAGAGTATAGATATGGTTACAATTATGGTACCAATTATGGTTACAGCTATTACGATTGGGATACATATTTCGCTTGGGGAGGTCCGTTTATAAAACTGCTTTTTGGAAAAAATAAACTTTGGGGAGAAGTCTCATATCGGCTTATTTTTGGAATGAGAGTCGCAAACCAAGCAATGTTCGGATTTACTTATGCGCCGTCGAAAAAATAGGTAATAATGGCGAGTAGTATTTTATCTTGAATTTTGAGCGGGAATAACTCAGCGGTAGAGTGTCACCTTCCCAAGGTGAAGGTCGCGGGTTCAAATCCCGTTTCCCGCTCCAAATAAACAGCGCTAGTAACAGCAAACGTCTCTTTTCTGTCGCTCTCACAAGTCGCTTGCGCCCGTAAATAATCGCAATTTTTTAATAAATTATGAGAAATTTCTTGACAGTAAAAATACTTCTCATCGGATAAATTCACCAAAACACAATTTTCTTTTTTTTGTTTATAATCGCCAAGAAATAATCTTATTTGTTTGATTTTTCCAAATTCTTCGCTGCTTTTTATTAGCAATTTCAAAGCGATTTTGTTGTCAAGAATTTCGTTTGAAATTACGCTTTCCCCATTTGCTTGAATATCGATAAACGCACCGGTTGTTATAAATGTACGTCCGGTTTTTATCGCATCTAACAACTGTTGATTATTATAGATTCCGGTTCTCGCTTTACCAAAACATCGCTCGAAATTTTCTTCGATAAAGACAAATGGAACACTCGTCGCCCGATAACGGTTGAAGTCGCCGTGTGAATCGTTGCCTGCGACAAGCGGAATTTTCTTGCCGTAAAGCAGAAGATTTACCCACAATTTTTTTGCAATACGCCAACTTTTGTCAAAATTCCCGTTTATAGCCTGAAACGCGGTAATTTGCATATTTTCAAAGTCACAAAATCGCCAAAAATCCCGTCGCAAAAACAAACGGTGAAAAAAATTCGGTCTTTCACCCGCATGTGCCGCAAATACTATCGCACCGTCGTCAAGCGCAGAGTTTATAGCCTGTTCCATTGTCGGCTCGAATGACCGTTTGTAATTTTTTCTTGCGCCGTCAGCAGTTCCCGCAATGAATTTTTTATTTCCTACAGCCGCCAAATGTACCGCTCCTCCACCGTTTCGCATAACCGAAATTTCCTCTCCAAAAAACGCTTCGACTGAGTATTTACACAAAGATTCTTCTTGTAATTCTTTCCATTGCGTCAAATTTTCATCTTTTTCCAAATAATTTTGCGGCTTGCAAGAAATGTCGTAAGAATGATCGGTAATTGCGATGCCGTCAAGCCCGCAAAAATCAGCGCAATCGGCTATAAATTCTACCGGCGCGCCAAATTCTATATGGTCGTTTGTGTGTGACGAGTGACTGTGCAAATCATAAAAATTCGCAGGGTTTTCTTGGTCGTTAGGATAATTTTCTTTCGCTATAAACACGGAAAACGGAAATTTACTCGTCGTATTTATGTTATCTACCGCCGCGATTTTCGACTTTTTGCCGATTTTATATTTTAGTTTCGGGTAAATAAACAGATTTTCATCGTTCAAATCTTTCGGTTTGGAAATAATAAAACGAAAACCGAGTAAATCGTATTTTTCATAAATCTTATGATTTTCAACGTCGCAAAAAGAGTATTTTTCTATGATTTTTCCTTTGCAAACCGCCTGAATTTCTACAGATTCTGCAAAAAAATCATAATTTTTGAAATCTTTAACAAAAAGATACAGCGGAATTTCGTTTTTTTTAGGTGAAATTCGCGGCGGACAGTCAAAAATAATTTCCGGTTCTTTTTTGTGCAGAAACGACGGCTGCAGATTAAAAAACTTAAAATGTGTTTCCGTATATAAAAAAAATTCAAACATATTTTCCCCCTAATTGAGCAAAAATAGTTTTTATTAGCGTATAACTTTCGGCTTTTCAAAAATTTCGCCGCTTTTCTTTTTCTTCAAACAAAAGGCAGAATGTATTTCTACAATCTGCCTTTCAGAAAAAAATCTGCGGATGATGATTTCTTTATCTCCTGATTCCCAACTTCGCCGAATACATATATGTCTTTCCACTCACGCCTTTCACCTCGGCGACTACCAAATACGTTCCGTTTGCAACAAACCGTCCTGCGCTATTCGTCAAATCCCAAGGCGCTTCGGCTCCGCTCTGTGTCCGGTTGCTGAGCGTAGTCGAAACAAACACAACATTACCAATCGCGTCGTAGATAGCGATTTTCGCCTCGATAACCTTTTCTTTATTTGGAAGAACGATTGTCATTTCCGCAATATCCGAAATTATGCTATTTTCAAACAGTATTCCGTGTTTTTTGTCGGATTTTTTAATGTCGCTTATCGGCGTTCCACCGATATTTTCAACTATCTTGAAACTCACGTATTTTAAGCCCGTATATCCGCCGCTTGGTATTCCTTCTATCATTGCAAGCGCGGAACTACCTGCCGCGATGTTGTTTGAATATGAAAGCGAGTAATGCGTTCCAGCCGTTAAGGTCGTCTCGCCGTCTTTTACCGTAACCGCCGGAGTAATTGCGTCGCCTGTGTATTTCTGGTCGGGAATCGGCGAAACCGTCAAATTATCTACGGATTTTGGGTCGCCCGTGACAATTAACGCCAAACCGACATTATCGTAAGAAAGATTGTAATTGCTTGCCGACACAAGCCCGGTCAACGTTATCGGATAAATTCCGACAGGAGAAGTTCCTTTTACGTAACTGCAATTTACAACAGTCGTTCCCGTAATTACCGCTTTTGTATCCGTTCCCTGCAAAGCATCGTATGAAAGCAAAAGCGACAGGTCCGGCTTGTTGTCTGAAATCGCAATCGTGGTAATTTTCGGATTTAACGATATAACCAAATCTCTTTTTGTAATATCGGCAGTTAATGATGCTTCTCGGGGAGCAAAGTTGTAATTACCCACGTCTGCACCTTTTAGTGAAGGTGAATCAAAAACTAATTTATTTACGCCGACATCTTTGCCTGCAAAAGTTCCTTTTATCGTATCTATTAAAACTTCATCGTCGCCGATAATGCCGTTTAATACTGCACCTGTTATTGTCGCTGCAGTTGTGCCGTCATAAATTTTGTTTTGCGCGATTGCATTGCTTATAGTCAATCCTTTACGCAGTATTTTGAAATTCATAACGTCGCTTCCCGCCATAGCATAAGTTCCCGCTCCCGTAACGGTTACGCTGCCGCCTGTCGAAACATACCGATTTTCACCAAACGAAAGCGTATAATCAGTGTTTTGCGTCAAAACCGTTTTGTCGCTTTTCAGACGGACTTTCACGGCAGGTTTAATTTGTTCTCCAAAATAAGGTTGGTTGAAAATATGCGTAATTTCAAAGTCGTTATAAGGTATCCAAACATCAGGGACAGGGAAATTTATGAGAATAGGCATCGAATAATCCTCCACCATATTCCAAATGCCGCTAAAATCCCAACCAGTAAACGCTGCTCTCTTTTTAAGTTGCTCGGAAGTTAATCCCAAAATCCCTGTCGGAGAACCGCTTCCAGACGCTTTGCTCGCTCCTGCGGAATTGTAATATACCGAAGTATTTGTTCCCGAATCCCATCTCCCTGAAATTCCACCTGCGTATAACGATCCGTCTCCTTTTGCAGTAATAGTTCCGCTTGCATAGCAATTTGTGATGTTTGAAAGAGTATAATTAGATGCTCCTATCAACCCTCCTGAATAAGAAATAGAAGCGCTGGAAGCTGATATATTTCCTGTCGTATAAGAATTACTGACGGCAAATGTTCCATTAGTACTTCCTAACAATCCTCCTGAATAAGAAATAGAAGCGCCAGAAGCGGATATATTTCCTGTTGTGTAAGAAGTATTGATCGTAAGCGTTCTTGAGTATCCTACTAATCCGCCGGAAGCGGTATTATTAGTTCCGCTTCCGGCGATATTTCCAGCGGTGTAACAACTATTTATAGTAAGCGTTGCATTTGCCCATCCTGCCAAACCACCGGAATAAGTGGAAGAACTAACGGTTCCCGTCGTGTAACAATTATTGATGGTAAGCGTTGCATCTGTCCATCCTGCCAAACCACCGGAATAAGTAGAATAAGTAGAAGTTTTAGTAGATGCACTAATATTATTCGTTATTTTTACTCCACAATTTTCTATTGTTTTTGTAGAAGCATAATACCCTACCAATCCCCCCGCAAATGCCCCTGAATTGTTTGTCATTGAGTTTGCCTTTATTCCAGTAACATTAACAATGAGATTTTTTATTTGTCCGTCTGTTCCAACATAACCAAACAAACCGGCATATTGCCGATTACTTGAACTTGAAACAGACAAACCTGATATTGTTTTTCCATTTCCGTCAAAAATTCCCAAAAATTTATCTGTAGCATTGCCAATCGGCGTCCAATCATTATTGTCCAAATCAATGTTGGAAGAAAGAATAATTGTTTTCCCCGCAAATGTTGTTAATTTGGAAGTTAACAACTGCTGAATTCCCGCCAATTCCTGTCCGTTTGATATGTAAAACGTATTATTTGACGGATTGCTATTATACCAAATTATATCGCTTGTCCCATCCCATACCTGCGCCGTTGCCGCCGTTGCAATAGTCGTAATTATAGTCAATGCTTTGAAAATTCCGCCTTTCATCTTAATTCTCCTTATTTTTCTTTACAAATTCTTGAAAAAAGTTAATGAACGCTTGTCTTCCGTATTTGCCACCGTCTTTATTCCAGTACCGACAGGCAGGGTGGGCAACAGCGCCTATTTTTTTAACGCCTATTTCTTTGCCTTGTAAAATTTCGCATTTATCGCCAAAACTCCAAAATGATTTTTTACTCACAAACAACAAATAATTAGGTTTTATAATTTCACAAACTTTTTGCAGTGCTTCTTTTGCAACTTCAACATCTTTTTCATTGGAAACAATACCGGTTTTTCTTCCAAGCGGAACGGGATAGGCAGGTCTTTGAAAAAAATTCATAAAAGCAACAGAGGAAACGGTTTCGCCCAATTCTTCCAAAATAGAACGAACATTTCTATTGAATGTCGAATTTGAGTAAGTTATGGTCTCGCGTGTTTTTGTCCAGCCGATCTCTTCATCACTCAGTTTCAAATCATCATTGGATTTTTCATACCATTTTTCAAACATGTTATTCAATTCCGATTTGTTTTCTCTGTTCGCTAGACGAAAACTTTCACCGACAAGCAAAATTTTATTACAATTCCCTTTTCCGTAATTTTCACCTATAAACGGTAATAAATGCGGATGTTTTCGGTAAATATCAACTCTTTTTACCAATTCTTCGTCAAATAGAGTCAAACTGTTTACTTCCATAACTAAGTCCTCCAAAAAACTAAATGTTATACAAAAAGCGTTATTGCTTTGTTGCCAAAAGTTAATAAATTTATGAATTATGAAAAAGCAGACAGCGGTAAAATCTGAAAAGGCTGCTCTGCCCATAATCAATAATTTTACCACAAATCATGAATTCACCAGTGTTTAACCAAATAAAGGTGTTGATAGGCAGAACAACCAATGAAAGAAGTTTACCTTTATTTAGTTACTTTAAGAAATCAAAGAACACTAATGAAAAGCCGAGCATTAACTCAACAATTCATGACTTGTGGTATTGGGAAAATAATTTATGGGACAGCTTGCCATTTATACATTTATAATATTTTTGATAAATTACATAGGGAAAAGCATTTTTGGAGAGTAAAATTAACCTTTTCCTGCAAAATAAGTGTTTTGTAATATTGGTTTGGCATTTTTTATATATTTAGATAGCAAGCCCTATTTTTGCTATGCTTTGTTGTATATATTGTATTTTAATATGGGTAAATATGGGTTTTCTTAATGCTCAACCAGTTTTGAATCTTTTAAATTAGTAAAAGGCGGTTTTATGAGATTTTTTTTAATAGCGGTTATTTTAAGCGTAATCGGAACGTTCGCTCAAGACATAAATTTTGAAGTTAAAGACACACTAAAATTGAATCCCGAATTTATAGAGTATTCGGAAAAAAGAGTTAAACACTTTACAACAATGAGAAATGTGGGAATAGTGTTGACGGGAAGCGGAATTGCTGCGGGTGTGACGGGAATTTCTATCGGAACGAAATACGGAAACGAAGCGTTTAACGACAAACATCATTGGGATAATCAAGAAGACGCTATTGAATCAAGTAAAAAAAGTAATGAATTATTGAGAAAACAAAATATATGGCATAGCGTAGGAATATCCGGAAGCGCTATAGCGATAACCGCTATCCCAATGGTTATTATAGGAGCGAATGAAACAAAATGGCGGCGGGAAGGTACAACGACCGAATATCAAAAAAAAGACATTTATTATACTAAAATAAGAAATATAGGAACAGGATTAACGATAGGCGGCACAATATTAGGAACGATTTCAACTATTTTTTGGGCTAAAAACACAAATATTTGGACGGACTATGCGGACGCAATATATGCGTTTGAAGGGTTATATTGGGTTATAAATGAAACAACCGGCAAGAAATACACACGCAAAGAATTTGATGCAATGGAAAAAAGAGCGTACGAAGCGCGTGATAAATTAATCGCATGGGGAACTTTCGGCTTTATAGGAGGAGGCGTTGCGCTTACAGGAATCCCTCTCGCAATTATAGGCGGAGCCGAAGCAAAGTGTTGGAAAAAAATGTTTGCAATACATATCGCTCCAAACGGCGTAGATTTTGTATGGAACTTTTAGCGAAACAAAGTTGTGACATATATTATAAGTGATGAATATTAAAAATGGTGGAGGTGAGGGGAATTGAACCCCTGTCCGATAAGCACTTTCAGTGAACTACTATATGTTTAGTCAATTTTTTAATCTTGAACATAATCACGCAAATTGACATGCTTAACTATGTCCATACACCGTTTTTTTAAGCGGCAATCCGATGCGTTTTACCGCCGAGCGTCCTAAATTTTACATCCGGCAAAAAACGAACGCCAATTCCTTGCAAGATGCACGGCTTATATTAAGCCGCTACCGCGTAAGAATAATCTTCTGCAGTTATTGTTTGACGGAATTGATAACGCAGCCAACCATCATCTGCGACATACAGTTCAAAGAGCATACAAATCGTCGAAATCCGGAACACCCCCAAATTTCTACGTGTATTTTTATGAAAAATTAAAAATCCTCTCTTGCCATTTTATCATAAAACGCGGCAAAATCGTAACTTGCCTTATCATTTTCCGGCAGTTTCATAAGATCCATAGCAGCCTGCGGATGTCTGTTAAGAATACCGCAAATCATATACGGAATAGAATAACCCCATTTCATCTGCTCGTGAAGCGGAATAATTTCTTTACCGATAACATTAAGCAAAGGACGGACTTGAAATTTTGGATTTTTCAAAAATCCTATAAGCAATTCCGTAGGAGCGTTTCCTGCCGCTCTTCCGAATCCGTATAATGCGCTATCTAAATGATTAACGCCTTTAATAATCGCCGAGATAGTGTTGGCAAAAGCAAGTTGTTGCTGATTATGGCAATGAATCCCGACTTTTTTAATATCGCCCATTTTGTCGGCGAATTTATCGACATAATGATCAATTTTTTCACTGTATAACGCGCCGTAACTATCTACGATATAGCACACCGAAACATCCGTCTCTTTTGCAATTTGCACTAACGCTTCATCAAGTTCCTGTTCGTTTGCCGTTGAAACAGCCATAATATTTATTGTTGTATCGTATCCTTTTTTGCTTGCAGAATTTGCCAATTTAATCGCTTTGTCAACGTCTTTTACATAAGTTGCTATGCGAATTATATCTACGGGGCTATCGCTTTTATTAAACACATCTTCTTCAAACGCTTTATGAGCGTCCTGCATAACAGCGATTTTGGCACCATTCGAATCAATTCCGTCTATTACTTTAAACAAATTTTCATCGCTGCAAAATCTCCAATCGCCGTATTCATCGGGTGAAAACATTTTTTTGCTGTTTCTGTATCCGAGTTCAATTACGTCAACACCGGACTCACAGCAAGCGTTATAAACATTTCGTACCGTTTCAAGCGAAAATTTAGACGAATTCATCAGTCCGCCGTCACGAATTGTACAATCATAAACTTTTATTTCCGGACGATACATAAAATTCTCCGTTTTATAAAAACAAATTCAAAAATTTACGGGAAATATACTATAATTTCAAATGTTTTTGTGAATTTATTTAGTTTATTCTATTTTTTGTTTTTAGCGCAATGTTATTTTAAAGATATTGGTAGTTTCGACAAAAGAGGTTTTATGCACTACACTTTGTGCGATTATCTTTCGGATATTGTACAAAATTCAATTGAAGCGAATTCGAGCGAAATAATTGTGGCTTTTGAAGAAAATCATAACTATTATAATTTTATGATAATTGATAACGGTAAAGGAATGAGTGAAGAAATTCAAAAAAAGGCGATTGACCCATTCTACACGGAAGCCGGAAAACATTCTATGCGCAAAGCGGGTTTCGGACTGCCGTTCTTGATTATGGCGACACAACTCTGCGAAGGGATTTTTGATTTGCAATCAAAAATCGAAGTAGGAACTACTATAAAATATTCGTTTGCAAAAAAATCTATCGATACGCCGCCTGTGGGAAATTTTGCCGAGACCGTCACGACAATTTTTAATTTGAGTGGAAACTGTAACATCATAATCAAGCGAAAATTAAACGGGAAAGAATATTCGATTTCACGAGACGACCTTGTTGATGCGCTTGGCGAATTGGAATCCGTATTTTCGCTTTCTCTTGCCAAGCAATATTTAAGCGGACTTGAAGATGAAATTTCGAGTTAGAAATCAGCCAAATTCTTATTTTTGCTTTTAATTTTACTCTTTACTTTTTCGTGCTGCTCGTTTGTCTGAGAAAAGATATGTTCGCCCGAACCGTCCCATTTCGCCATAAAAAACAAATCTTTTGTTTCAAGCGGATTGAGTGCGGCGACAAGCGACGATTTACTCGGCGAACAAATCGCACCGACAGGCAATCCCGTAAATTTTCGCGTATTGTATGGAGAATCGGAATTTAATTCGGATTTCCTTATCGGACGATTGAAATTTTTCACTGCATAACGCACTGTAGCGTCCGCTCCAAGCGGCATTTTTTTTTCTAAACGATTGTAAAAAACACCAGACACATGCGATCTTTCGGTATTGACTTTTGATTCTTTTTCGATAACTGAAGCTAAAATTACGATTTGTTCGTCGGTCAAATTTTTAGTTCCGGGCAAACGGGAAATTTGTGAAAAAACTTTTTTATGCATCGCCGTCATACGTAAAATAATTTCGCCGGACTTTGTGTTTTTAGGAAATTTGTACGTTTCCGGATAAAGATAACCTTCAAGCGACAACAAATCTGAAAACCCGCATTTTTCGATAAACTCCCGGTTTTCGCAAAGTAAAACAAACTCGGCAGAATCTACGTTTTCAAACACGTAAGCGGCAATTGACGCAGTTTCCCAAACGGTCAATCCTTCGGGAATCGTCAGTGCAATATCTTCAATTATGGGACGCCCTCTTAAAACCTCCATAGATCTAAAAACACCAAAATTTTTATACAAAACGAATTTCCCAGATTGTACAAAATAATCTCTCTCTAAAAGACGAACAGTATAATAAAAAATGTTCGCATTATTGATAATTCCGTTTTGTTTAAGGATTTTTCCGGCAGTTTTCACCGAACTTCCTTCGGGAATTTCGATAATTGTTTCAAGAGAAATGTCTTTTTCCGGCGAATGGTAGCAATAATACAAAAAACCGACAATTATCGTAAAGAAAAAAGTAAAGAAAATTAACGCTTTTTGCATAAAAACCTAAAAATAACAATTAAGAAATAAAATAAATATCCCAAACCGGCAAAAACATACAAAACTCCAGAAAGCCAAATTAGCATTATTGTTATAAAACATTGCATTAAACGCAAAATGAATCTAACATTGTAATAAGTTCATTTGATTCCGGTTTTGCAACCCAATCGTCCGCATGAACACTTTGACATTTCGTTATCATTTGTGCGTTTATCAGACTTGAAAACATTATAACGATAATTTTAGACAAATTTAATTCTTTTTTAATTTTGTTACACAACGCCAATCCATCCATTCTCGGCATTTCTATATCGGTAACAAGTACAATCGGTTTATCATAATTCATATACTCATCGCGGTGGGCGGATACATGTTCGTATGCGTATTGCCCGTCCACAAAGACGGAAAGATCATTAAATCCCGCTTCTTTCAGGCATCGAATAATTGAATTTCGAATCAGCCCGGAATCTTCGGCAAACAGTAAATGTACATTTGAACGGTTTATTTTCTCTGCATTTTCCGCAATATCTTCTCGAATTTCTTGAATTACAGTTTCAGGAAAATATGTCGCAAGAATCTGTTCCAAATCCAAAACCAAAACTTCTTCGCCGTTTAACGTAACTGAACCGATAATAAACGTTCCTTCGCTTTGGATTATTGAGCAAATCGGCATAAACTGCGTCCAAGAAACCCTATAAATTCTCTTGACGCTGTCAACCCTGAAACTATTGACGCGGTTGTTAAATTCGGTAACGATAACTATTTGATTGTCGTCTTTTTCGGATTTTGTTATTTTTAGCACTGTCGCCATATCAATTAAAGGAATAGTCGATTCGCGTAACTGCAAAACCCCCAAAATACAATCTGGATAATCCGGAAGCGCCGATACTGCCGCAGGATTGAATTTTTGAATAGATTTAACTTTTGCGACGTTTATACCGAACAATTGCTCTTCAACGGTAACCACCAAAAGTTCCATTTCATTAGTTCCGCTCTCAAGAAGAATTCCGTCTTGTTTTTCCATACGATAAACCCTTTTTTTAAATTATTAAAACAAACCGCCAACCGCCTATTTAAAATAATTTATTCCATCTATAAAAACATAAATTATTTTAGATTGTTTATGTTTATTT encodes:
- a CDS encoding ATP-binding protein; the encoded protein is MHYTLCDYLSDIVQNSIEANSSEIIVAFEENHNYYNFMIIDNGKGMSEEIQKKAIDPFYTEAGKHSMRKAGFGLPFLIMATQLCEGIFDLQSKIEVGTTIKYSFAKKSIDTPPVGNFAETVTTIFNLSGNCNIIIKRKLNGKEYSISRDDLVDALGELESVFSLSLAKQYLSGLEDEISS
- a CDS encoding aldolase catalytic domain-containing protein, which codes for MYRPEIKVYDCTIRDGGLMNSSKFSLETVRNVYNACCESGVDVIELGYRNSKKMFSPDEYGDWRFCSDENLFKVIDGIDSNGAKIAVMQDAHKAFEEDVFNKSDSPVDIIRIATYVKDVDKAIKLANSASKKGYDTTINIMAVSTANEQELDEALVQIAKETDVSVCYIVDSYGALYSEKIDHYVDKFADKMGDIKKVGIHCHNQQQLAFANTISAIIKGVNHLDSALYGFGRAAGNAPTELLIGFLKNPKFQVRPLLNVIGKEIIPLHEQMKWGYSIPYMICGILNRHPQAAMDLMKLPENDKASYDFAAFYDKMAREDF
- a CDS encoding chemotaxis protein, translating into MEKQDGILLESGTNEMELLVVTVEEQLFGINVAKVKSIQKFNPAAVSALPDYPDCILGVLQLRESTIPLIDMATVLKITKSEKDDNQIVIVTEFNNRVNSFRVDSVKRIYRVSWTQFMPICSIIQSEGTFIIGSVTLNGEEVLVLDLEQILATYFPETVIQEIREDIAENAEKINRSNVHLLFAEDSGLIRNSIIRCLKEAGFNDLSVFVDGQYAYEHVSAHRDEYMNYDKPIVLVTDIEMPRMDGLALCNKIKKELNLSKIIVIMFSSLINAQMITKCQSVHADDWVAKPESNELITMLDSFCV
- the mltG gene encoding endolytic transglycosylase MltG, with amino-acid sequence MQKALIFFTFFFTIIVGFLYYCYHSPEKDISLETIIEIPEGSSVKTAGKILKQNGIINNANIFYYTVRLLERDYFVQSGKFVLYKNFGVFRSMEVLRGRPIIEDIALTIPEGLTVWETASIAAYVFENVDSAEFVLLCENREFIEKCGFSDLLSLEGYLYPETYKFPKNTKSGEIILRMTAMHKKVFSQISRLPGTKNLTDEQIVILASVIEKESKVNTERSHVSGVFYNRLEKKMPLGADATVRYAVKNFNRPIRKSELNSDSPYNTRKFTGLPVGAICSPSKSSLVAALNPLETKDLFFMAKWDGSGEHIFSQTNEQHEKVKSKIKSKNKNLADF
- a CDS encoding MFS transporter codes for the protein MYDWADSAFALCVLSAFFPILLKNYYLPPELSAFSTTKLGFANGISGFTAALLCPIFAAIIAQKDTRKNALTIFSILGAAATILLYFVQTGQHFFALLLFIVANIFYRLSIMCHDSLLPAVALPKNRHRVSAIGFSAGYLGCGLVFAVNIFMVSNPSAFGISNSLDASKISILTAGLWWIIFASPLYFAKIHANPRLNNKEKSFVHSFISDLKETFVFAWKSPQIRFFLIAYWFYIDGVHSFVMMAVDYGLSLNFSPKTLMISLLCVQITAFPFAILAGLSANKFGAKKILLISILIYVLITLGAAWIIKKEWQFTLFAIMTGLVQGGIQSVSRSYFSLIIPKDKDTELFGLFNTLGRFAVAAGPILIAGSIILSQKMGFTGNIPQRIGISSLILPFAIGFFLLCKVRSDS
- a CDS encoding YDG domain-containing protein → MKGGIFKALTIITTIATAATAQVWDGTSDIIWYNSNPSNNTFYISNGQELAGIQQLLTSKLTTFAGKTIILSSNIDLDNNDWTPIGNATDKFLGIFDGNGKTISGLSVSSSSNRQYAGLFGYVGTDGQIKNLIVNVTGIKANSMTNNSGAFAGGLVGYYASTKTIENCGVKITNNISASTKTSTYSTYSGGLAGWTDATLTINNCYTTGTVSSSTYSGGLAGWANATLTINSCYTAGNIAGSGTNNTASGGLVGYSRTLTINTSYTTGNISASGASISYSGGLLGSTNGTFAVSNSYTTGNISASSASISYSGGLIGASNYTLSNITNCYASGTITAKGDGSLYAGGISGRWDSGTNTSVYYNSAGASKASGSGSPTGILGLTSEQLKKRAAFTGWDFSGIWNMVEDYSMPILINFPVPDVWIPYNDFEITHIFNQPYFGEQIKPAVKVRLKSDKTVLTQNTDYTLSFGENRYVSTGGSVTVTGAGTYAMAGSDVMNFKILRKGLTISNAIAQNKIYDGTTAATITGAVLNGIIGDDEVLIDTIKGTFAGKDVGVNKLVFDSPSLKGADVGNYNFAPREASLTADITKRDLVISLNPKITTIAISDNKPDLSLLLSYDALQGTDTKAVITGTTVVNCSYVKGTSPVGIYPITLTGLVSASNYNLSYDNVGLALIVTGDPKSVDNLTVSPIPDQKYTGDAITPAVTVKDGETTLTAGTHYSLSYSNNIAAGSSALAMIEGIPSGGYTGLKYVSFKIVENIGGTPISDIKKSDKKHGILFENSIISDIAEMTIVLPNKEKVIEAKIAIYDAIGNVVFVSTTLSNRTQSGAEAPWDLTNSAGRFVANGTYLVVAEVKGVSGKTYMYSAKLGIRR